The genomic interval CAGACCTGATGCACCGCCCAGCTGTCTTCACTTATAAACCTTTGCATTTTACAGCCCACCTCAGCCTCAGCACATGCCTGGGGGGCGCAGTGCTAAGAAGCAGTGCTTGAATTTATTGGGTTTGTTCTAAAGTAAGGCATAGCTAGCTAGCTGCCTGTGGAGCAAGAATGAGCAACTAGCttgcttttttcttaatttgtttgcttatttttggatttttggagacagatgcagtgggtgggtgtgtggagaCAGAGGTCTAGGTAGTccttgctgacctggaactcactctgtagatcaggctggcctcaaggtcataaagatctgcctgtccctgcctcttgaatgctaggattaaagacatatggCTTCATAGTGGGCTGATCTTCCCACGGTCTAATAGAGATAAACAAGGGAAGCCCGGcagagtggtgcacacctttaaccccagcagtccggaggcagaggcaggaggatctctgtgagttcaaggccagtgtggtctacagagtgggtttcagttggagctgcatagtgagaccctgtattggggaaaaagaaaggaaagaaagaaggaaggaaggaaagagaaaggaagaaaggaagaaagccagaaaaagaaaaaataaatagggGAGTTGATTTTGAACAAAGCATTGCCCCTTTCTGCTCTCTCCAAGTCCTCAGTTTACCTAAATCACCTGGCATGAGAATGGTATAAGATTTtaagtttgggggctggagaggtggctcagtagttggaaatgcacttgctgctcttacagaggacatgagttcagttgccagcatccacaacAGGCATCTTACAACAGCTTGTGCCTCCAGCTCCAGctaatccacacacacacaatcaaaaaacacaataaatcttcattttaactttttttgtttatttgtttctctccACTTTCGGTTTTGATAAAGGTAGAGAAATAGATCGGGAGCTATTGGGGAAACCCAGTGCTATCTTGTCTCCTGTTGTGGAGTCCCTAGTCCTAGTGACACAGGATGGACATACAACAACATGCAGGTTCCCTGACAGTCTACAGAGACCTTGATgggattcaatttttttttttttattaagaaatttgGGGGCTgagttccctctctcccccctcatcCTAGAGCTTTGTGCTCTCTGAATTCAGCTTTCAGAAACCTAAGTGTGCCCACTTTCCCCAGCAGGTGCCAGAGCCTCTGGGgtccctgttccttccttctccccagacACTGCCAGAGACACGCAAAATGCTATCAGCAGAGGGTGAAGCGTCTGGCACTGATATTCATGCGTGTGAGTCCCAGATGCCGCAGCGGTGGGGCCAGAGGCGGGCCAGTCCCagactctaactccagttccagctcAGCCTCATCCAGAAGTTCCTGGTGCAGGTGACAGACTTGGTCCACTTTCAGTCTGTGGAGCCGCGCCCGCAGTCTGAGCAGTTGTCCTGCCAGCTGTCGGTCCTGAGCCCGCATCTCCTGCTGTGACCAAAAGGGGGCGTGAGTTTGCTAGGTTAGCCTCTGGCCTCACCAGCCACCAGTCCCTTTCTGGGACTACTCTTTGCATAGTCCAGCTCACAAGCTCCTTCTCATTTAACTTCCTCCGTCTTGGCCTCACAGATCTTTTTCCGGATTGGTGGCTCTCAAACCAAGCCAAGGAACCATTAGTATGCAAATATAGATGTCTGATATGCCATCACAAATGAATTGTGTTGACTCACTGAACTGAACTGGACATCCTTACATTTGCACATGTTGGGCTGACAGCCAAGTTCAACTCTATCCTCCTCAGATTATAACTGACAGCAGGGTCCGGCTCTTACGTTTTACTTGGCTGTCTCTTCTCTTTagggcagtagttctcaaccccCCTAATGCTGGGACCTGTTAATAtagctcctcatgctgtgatgaatcccaaccataaaattattttcgttgctactttgtAATCGTAATCTTGCTACTGCTAtgagttgtaatataaatatctgatatgctggatatctgatatgtaacctaTCTGAAAGGGCGGTTGGATTCCCAGAGGGGTAATAACCTGCAGATTGAGAACCAGACAGTGGATAACTGAATTCCTGGCTTCTAGGTCCTAGGGCACAGCAGTGAGAAACTACTGTGGATATTGGTCTGTTCTCATCTTCTTCCAACCCcacattgttttaaagaaaaggacTGGCTCAGGGCaatggtagcgcatgcctttaatcccagcacttgggaggcagaaacaggcagatttctgagttcgaggccagcctggtctacagagtgagttccaggacagccagggctatacaaagaaaccctgtctcgaaaaacaaacaaacaaacaaacaaacaaacaggactgACTCAAAGACCCCATGCAAGTCGGTCTAACCCACCAGACTCACCAGCTCCTGTCTGAGCCACTCAAGGGCAGAATCCATGGAGTCAAAGCCACAGATGGCCCCAGGTCCAACCGGCTCAGGTCTAGGTTGGGCTCTGCACCAAGCCTGGCTCTGGACTCTGGCAGTCCACTCGAGATATGAGGGTCGTCGGGTCTGCAGCTGAAGCTTGGCAGTCAGGGCCTTCACAGAGTCTAagctctcctcctcatcctcctcatcctcctcgcCCACTGCCTGGAATTTCAGTGGCCCTAGGGACATGGTAGGTCTGTGGTGACCAACGGGACAGTAAGGGAAAGGCTGGCTATTTGGCCGTGTGAGAGGCGAAAGAAGATGAGGTTGAAAAGAATGTGCCAAGAGTGAGTGGTGAATTCAGAAGGTGGGTAAGGGGCGCTAAGTGTGCCAGGCTGAGTGAGCAGATGGGTATGTGAGGCTAAGTGTGCAAGGGATGGAATTTTCCTGGTTTGCTAACTAGGGGCCACGTGATGCCCATccgggcaggggcaggaggagccCTTCAGATGAATTTTATTGTCTTTGCCCAGAATCAGGTTCCCAGTTCCCAGAAAGGAAGTTGCAGCAGGATAAGAAAAGCATCGTCCACAGCCGACTTGGCCCTCCTCCCAAGACCCAAATCAAAGGAGTCAAGGGGAAGAGACGGCTGACTGGAGCTCTTTCCTCTTTACAGAGGAAATAGGGTTCAGCTGCCTGGCCTGGGAGTCAGGAGCCCTGGATCCTCCTCGTGCTGCTTTGAGGGCACTTTGGGTAGCTCAGTCACTTCTCTGAACCTCTGTTGTGACAGACCATGAAGGAGCTCATCTCATCTCAAGTGATGGCTGGCCTAGAACAATGTGTAGGCTTACTATGTAGATCTATGTAGACCAGCATAACCttcaactcacagaaatttgcctctgcccccctcccctcttttccctctttttcgctttttttttttttttgaaagaagttTTCTCTTTGTGACTTtagttggcttggaactcactctgtggaccaagctggcctcgaactcacagagatctgcctgcctctacctcccgagtgctgggatcaaagctgtgtaccaccactacctggctgccGCCATGCTTCTCAGTTCTCTCTAAATCTCCGTGTTACGTTTTGTCAGCAGCAGGAGCAAGGCTGGGATTCCACTCAGTGGTAAAACCTTTGCTAGTATGTGTGCTCAAAGCTTTGAGTTTGTACCAGCAATTAGAGAGAGAGTGGagtgaagagggagggaaaggagaaggaaaggaaaagaagacagagagagggattgagagggagaaagagggaaagaaagagagagagggagaaagggagagagagtgagaataggagggagagagagggagaaagggagagagagagggaaagaaagagagggagagaaagggagagagaggggagaggggagagggggagggagagagaggaaaagaaagagaaagagagaaagggagaaagggagagagagggagagaaagagggaaagagagggggagaaggagagggagggagagagggagagaaagaacgagagagaaggagagagagaggagaagtgaAATAGAGTAGAGCCAGGCAGGCACAGTAACAGCATAAGTGGATTTTGTATTTTCTCCAATGCTCCTTTGTACATCACTCACAATGgagacaaaaaccaaccaaccaaaaccacaaTGGGACACAAGTGTGGTGACATGCCTGGAGTTCCTTCTCAGTTAGACAGTGAACTTGAAGTCAGCCTGGAATACAGGAGACCatgactcaaaaacaaaccaaaccaagaaggaggaggagggggaggaagaggagagggaagaagaggaaagaggggaggagaagggaggaggaagagaaggaaggggaagaaggggaggaagcagaggaggagacaaaaatataaatgtacacatgtaaatatatagttttttaaattCTCCTGAATAACCAATGAAGCAGCACTAAGGTCAAATAATGCTTCTCCATAAGGGGGCACTTCACTTCCTGAATTGCCGCTTCTCACATTCCTCTGCAGGATTGCAGTCCTTTGTttccaagtgtatgtgtgtgtgtgtgtgtgtgtgtgtgtgtgtgtgtgtgtgtgagcatNNNNNNNNNNNNNNNNNNNNNNNNNNNNNNNNNNNNNNNNNNNNNNNNNNNNNNNNNNNNNNNNNNNNNNNNNNNNNNNNNNNNNNNNNNNNNNNNNNNNNNNNNNNNNNNNNNNNNNNNNNNNNNNNNNNNNNNNNNNNNNNNNNNNNNNNNNNNNNNNNNNNNNNNNNNNNNNNNNNNNNNNNNNNNNNNNNNNNNNNNNNNNNNNNNNNNNNNNNNNNNNNNNNNNNNNNNNNNNNNNNNNNNNNNNNNNNNNNNNtgtgtgtgtgtgtgtgtgtgtgtgtgtgtgtgtgtgtatgtgagcatgtgtgtgtgagtttgtatgtgagcatgtgtgtgtgtgtatgtgtatatgagtatgcctgtgtgtgagtgtgtgtgagcatgtatgtgtgtgtgagggtgtgtgtgagtatgtgtgtgggtgagtgtgtatgtgagaatgcatgtgtgagcatttgtgtatatgtgagcatgtgtgtgtgagtgtgtatgaacatgtatgtgtgtatgagcatgtatgtgtgtatgagcatgtgtgagtgtatgtgagcatgtgtgtgtgagcatgtttgtgtgtgagcatgtgtgtgtgagtgtgtatgagcatgtatgtgtgtatgagcatgtgtgagtgtatgtgagcatgtgtgtgtatgtgagcatgtgtgtgagtgtgtgtgagcatgtatgtgtgtgagcatgtgtgtatgtgagcatatgtgtgtatgagtgtgtgtatgtgagcatgtatgtgtgtgtgtatgtgtgagcatgtgtgtgtgagtgtatgtgtgtgaacatatgtgaatgtgtgagtgtgtagagcatgcctgtgagtgtatgtgagcgtgtgtgagcatatatgtgtgtgagtgtgtgtgtgagcatgtatgtgtgtgtgagtgtgtgtgtatgtgagcatgtgtgtgtgagcatgtatgtgtgtgagcatatgtgtgtatatgtgagcatgtgtgtgtgtttgtgtgtgtgtgctttcttagatcataattcttttcttttttagtcagGGCTTCACCCTGAGCTGACCTGGAACGTATTCTGTAGCACAAACTGGCTTCAACTTCACaggatgctcctgcctctgcctctacctctgcctctgaattGTGGGATTCTGTCCAGGATCCGCCATGCCTAGCACTACTTTCtatttcttgtcttcttcccACCCAATTGCTGGGGCAAACCCAGGGCTGAGCGTGCACAGAAGGAAGGATCTTACTGACTGGCTTCCCCAGCCCTACTCTCAGTTCTGGCAGCATAAGTGAATTTTGCCATTTTGTATACTTTCCAGTGCTCCTCCATCTCTGGCATGTGTCAGAGTCACCTGGAAAGCCTGCTAAAACAGATGGCTTCGCCCACCACCAGTTTCAGATTCAGTATGAGTCTATGAGGCAGAAACGAATCTGCATGTCTATCAAATCCCATCTTGAAGGTTTCCCTGGCCTGGAGTTTCATAGCCTGTTCTCTTTTTGGGTTtgcttttagacagggtctcactgtgcagccaagGCTGGTCTCAGGCTCTCTAAACCTCCTCAGGGTCAGACATACAGGTGTGAGGCACCAAACCCAGCTACACGGTGTTCTGTTTCATGCTTGGCTGCTTTCAGAGAGCCACTTCAGATTTATATATTACCTgacaggctgagccatctttgcaggtCCCCACcactctttcttactctcttccctccctcattgAGTGCTCTCCCATCCTGTCATGTcctatatacatgtatgatttAATTCTGGATTCcataaaggagagaaaacatgcaaCATTTGACTCAATGCACTTATCTCCAGTTTGAtcaattttcctgcaaatgttgcagtttcattctctttctttctttctttcttttttttttcttcgagacaggatttctctgtatagccctggctctcctggaactcactctgtagacgaggctggcctcgaactcagaaatccacctgcctctgcctcccagtcaTTCTCTTTATAACAACATAAGATCCTATTGTGTCTACTTAccacatttccttcatctgtctgtctcttggtgAACCTCTAGGATGGATCCATACCTTGACTACAGTAACAACTGCAGCAATAAACATTAGTATGTAAAGTGTGGATGTGACCGCTCCAAGGCGTGGTTGAGGGAAGGTTCTTATTGAGAGCACAGTTTGGGGGATCTGAAAAAGTCCAGAACAGGGAGAGAAAGTAGTAGATCAAACAAGGCCAGCAGAGTGGGCCAGGCCATGGTGGGGccaggggagaaagaaagacaggaggaccaagagaggaagacaaaagacAATCAAGAGAGCACATGGCTGGAGAAATCTAAGAtgcagtgggtgggtgtgtggagaGCCAGGATGCCAGCGTGGACTCTGTAACAGGTATTTTCTGTGCTGAGAGAGCATGGAGGACAGCATGCATTTTGGTGTGTTAATAGGCGTGGAAGTTATCCATCTCTTTAGGACTGACAGTTGTGCATCACAGGACATGCATCACGGGGCATGGATGTTCAGCTGTCCCTGTGGTCTGTTGACTTAGAATCCTAGGATGCATAACTGGGTCACAATGGTGgttggttttaggttttttttttaaataattttttaaaaatttttgtgaGTATGGATACTTTGCCTGATTCTAtgcatgtgcatcatgtgtgtacctggtactcacagaggccagaagaggatattggagttcctagaactggagttacatctAGATGTttttgagctgtcatgtggtACTAAGacccgaacccaggtcctcaggatgTGCAGCAAGTTcccttaccttctgagccatctctccagccccctgttttaGTTTCCTAAGGAGcatccatattgatttccatagtgagtACTCCAGTTTACATTTCCATCCAAACTGTAGAaaggtttctctttctccatagaCCCACCAACGTTTattgatattttctctttttctttttaaaactttatttttactttatgcatatggtatacacacaccacatgtgaAGAGTGTtgaaggaggccagagagggcttTAGATTCCCGGATTGGATTTGAAGTTACAGAAGGTAATTAAGTAGACCCCAtgtgatgctgggaatccaaccagGTAAGCAGCAatacatgttcttaactgctgagctatctcttcagcctccattgctactttcttttctttctttccttctttcttttcttttccttttccttctttcttttcttttcttttttctttctttcttttttttttttttttttttttttttgagatagggtttcactgtgtagcccaggctgtcctggaactcactctgtagatcagtctgggctcgaactcagaaatccacctgtctctgcctcccaagtgctgggattaaaggtgtgcgccaccaccgcccggctctcggtgtctttttaatttgcatttctctattGGTCAAAGATGTTGAACACCTTTTCAAACATTTAGGGACCATTTGTACTTCTTCCTCTGAGAACTGTCTAAGggacacattcattcattcactgggTGATTTTGTGTGTTCTGTTATGATCTCTGTCATCTAGACTCAGCATCACAAAGATAACAGTAAgaattttagggctggagagatggttcagtgggtaagagcactgactgctcttccagaggtcctgagctcaattcccagcaaccacatggtggctcacaaccatctgtaatgggatctgacgccctcttctgatgtgtctgaagacagcaacagtgtattcatacacataaaataaatcaataaatctaaaaatgaaaagaattttaaaaatattaaaaggggcctggggagatggctcagtggttaggagcagtTGTCACCCTTGCACAAGACccagttttgattcccagcatccacatggtggatcacagtCCCTCATAATTCCAGTCCCAGAAGATGCAAGGCCCCTgtatggacaccaggcacactTGTGGTGCATAGATACacatttaggcaaaacactcatacacattaaatctAATATATATTGAAAGTAGGTGCATGGGTGAATGGTTGAACAAGCTCTCTAGCCAATCAGTTGTGTTTCCTATTGTTTGTAGTTGCCAACTGAAGCATATCTCTTGCTAGACTGAAACTCTGTAAGCATAGGATCCTTTAGGGTCCCTCGACCAAAACCGTGGCCCAGATTCATTGTATGGGCAACTAACATTTAATGATAAGAATGGAGTCAAAGGGCTGGAGTTCCTCAAGTCTGGACACTGGCCAGAATGGGCCTGGGAGGATCAGAATTGCCCAAGGGCAGGACTTCCAGCTGTGGAGTGGGGGAGGGTCGCTAGCTACACAGCTGTTTGCTTTTTAAGGTGGACCAAGGGATTTCCCCAACCCAAGCTTCAGATGTCTGGGGGAGAAAGAAGGCAGTTCTCAGTTAACCCACCCACACTTTCCAGCCCACCTACTGGGGTACAGGGGAACAaatggttatttttctttctttttatgtcatTGAGGGGCGCCAGGAcccaaaaacttaaaaaaaaaaaaatctggaaccTCCAGAGACCCAGCACAGAGGTAAGTTTTAGACAAGACTGTCACCACCTTTGCACTGATCATGAAACTTAGATTTTTATGAATGGACTCTTGGTGGCGGTCCTAAGAAAACCTGAGAACCTGGAACTAGGGGAGAGTGCGTATGGAACTGCGTGGTCCCTTCTGGAAGGGCCTCAGCGGGTCAGTGTCTCCAGCTGCCTAGTCTGCCAGAGTTCTGTGGGGCTGGATCCCAGGGTTACGCTAGCAAAATGGAGTTCAAGGAGCTGATCTGCCCACCGCTGAGCCCAGGCCAAACTCTGAGCTCTGTGGCACCACCTGCTGCTGTCGCCAGGGCCCCAGTCGATTTCGAATCCGTGGCTGCCATTGTTGCTGGTGTTGACTCTTTTCCATCAAGAAACGGTGGCACACCCCAAGCTGAGACCCGGGAGAAGACGAGGTGAAGGGACGACGCAGTCGGAGATGGCGCGCTCCTACACAACCGGATCTGTGCTACTGGATCAGTCCGTCCGTAGCGGTCCAGTATCTCGGTGACTCGGGCACCCCGATCCGTGCTGTAAGAAGCCGAAGTGGAAGACGTGCTGGAACTCTTGTTCTATCCGGGCATCCAGGGGGCGCCCTTGAACCGCGGACGCTAACCCATGTGTATTTAAGGGAGTTTTTAAAAGGGGTACTGTGGAAAGTGCTCTCGCTGCATGTAGTGTCATTCTGGGGCATAACCGAGTAGAGTGGCTGGTGCGGGTCAGGGAGCAGGCTTGAGATTCACGGAGCAGCAGGAACTGAGAAGAGGATGACAGAGAGACCATAGCGACTTTGCACAGCCCTATCCTCAGGCGCTGTCCTTTGAATCAGCcaccatttgtgttcttctaaGGTCCTAAAAGCCTGAGACCCGGCACTTCCATGCGCGCGAACACAGAGACTAGGGATAGTAAGTAGCTCGCTAGGTGGGAGTGGTCTTGGGGGCTCGGATAGGGAAGCTCAGGAGAACAGGGGTACGAGGTCAGATCGCTCCTAGGGTGCCCTAGACCTAGCTTTTGCCTCTCAGGATGCATTTCGAAGCAGCCAGTTAAATATATCTGTGTGGTTCGTGTTACAGATACCCGAGCTCTGCCCAGGCGGCTTCCAAGCCCTTTAGCCACCACCAAACTCCCAGCACACAA from Mastomys coucha isolate ucsf_1 unplaced genomic scaffold, UCSF_Mcou_1 pScaffold18, whole genome shotgun sequence carries:
- the Fam167b gene encoding protein FAM167B; translated protein: MSLGPLKFQAVGEEDEEDEEESLDSVKALTAKLQLQTRRPSYLEWTARVQSQAWCRAQPRPEPVGPGAICGFDSMDSALEWLRQELQEMRAQDRQLAGQLLRLRARLHRLKVDQVCHLHQELLDEAELELELESGTGPPLAPPLRHLGLTRMNISARRFTLC